The DNA region CGTTTCAATTCAACCTGAAATTAATTTCTCCCGAAAAGGTTCTGAATTAGTGTATGACAATGCATTTGCAACAGGAACAACAAAATTAAAACTGAATTACCTGGAAATGCCCGTTTTGTTAAAACTAAATGTCACCCCTAATTTCAACATTCATTTTGGTCCTTACGCTGCTTATTTAATTGACGGACAAGCTACAAACGAAAGCTCTGATGGTTCCTTCAATTTTGAAGAAAACATCAACAATGATGACTTAAACAAATGGGATTATGGACTTTCTGGAGGGATTGGATTTGACTTTGACTCAACTACTTTAGGAATTCGATATAATTATGGTTTACAAACCATTGGTAAAGAACGAAATTTTGGAGGAAGCACCTATACTTTCC from Flavobacterium nitratireducens includes:
- a CDS encoding porin family protein; its protein translation is MKRLLFAGILSLSLIHFAKAQTLTPSAGIKGGLNFTNLYTEDVNDNNVLSSFNAGLYANLPVSSSVSIQPEINFSRKGSELVYDNAFATGTTKLKLNYLEMPVLLKLNVTPNFNIHFGPYAAYLIDGQATNESSDGSFNFEENINNDDLNKWDYGLSGGIGFDFDSTTLGIRYNYGLQTIGKERNFGGSTYTFPDSKNSALSLYVGFRL